One stretch of Thermoprotei archaeon DNA includes these proteins:
- a CDS encoding TRAP transporter fused permease subunit, with the protein MSEAYSEYERARKGLPAFLILLVSIIFALYEIIVVMGLNFILYNFLRSFGIVLPFILITPDIQQSMAFLLGLIFFSTFIIHPLRKSIREIPIYDYLLGLLAFFSVFYLFLIFPEIVRSGYLELTFLNLIFPLLAIFFLLETTRRVLGWALPLIALAFILMGLYAEGFNLRPLINHLYYAREGIFSIPLYVMTSYVFAFIFFGSFLENVGIGKYITDLILGIVGKRTGGPAKTAVVASALVGTVSGSSVANVLTTGTFTIPLMKKAGYPPEVAGAVEPAASTGGQLMPPIMGAAAFVMAEFLGRPYRDIMIAAAIPAILYFASVYIFIDRVTKKLKVYPLSKEQLPSLRSIISRCYLLLPIPVITYLLLAGLEPQYAVIGSLGVALITAWFAQPSLILPVKILFAVIIFIIGMISYFLGIPISASVYFSGVMSLFVSIIIAVLHKGSREMFRSVIKSFDASLRSSITVFLAASSAGIIQGILTLTGWATLIGYRLIDFVGGNIYLLMLSAMIISLILGMGVPTTANYIITSTISGVALGLAIASWNNLSMPLALLTAHMFVFYFGILADVTPPVALASYAGAMLARSKFWRTAINATIFALAGYLVPYIFVLDPTLLIIPVQQWNLYAYYRILYGLFNSILTMLMLSAGIIGWHGKEIGKLQRVVLIILGIANLTPYEWLTPIFALIYVLLYFYNKK; encoded by the coding sequence ATGAGTGAGGCATACTCGGAATATGAAAGAGCAAGGAAAGGATTGCCTGCATTTTTAATATTGCTTGTAAGTATAATTTTTGCGCTGTATGAAATAATCGTAGTGATGGGACTTAATTTTATTCTATATAATTTTTTAAGAAGTTTTGGGATTGTTTTGCCTTTTATTTTAATCACTCCTGATATACAACAAAGTATGGCGTTTCTTCTCGGGTTAATCTTTTTTTCCACGTTCATAATACATCCTTTACGAAAGAGCATAAGAGAAATACCAATTTACGATTATTTATTAGGGCTGTTAGCATTCTTTTCTGTCTTTTATCTTTTTTTGATTTTTCCAGAAATTGTAAGATCTGGTTATCTGGAACTAACGTTCCTAAATTTGATATTTCCATTATTAGCAATATTTTTTCTATTAGAGACCACGAGAAGGGTTTTAGGATGGGCATTACCATTAATAGCATTAGCCTTCATATTAATGGGATTGTATGCTGAAGGCTTTAATTTAAGACCGTTAATAAATCACTTGTACTATGCAAGAGAGGGTATTTTTTCAATACCTTTGTACGTTATGACATCCTACGTTTTCGCATTTATATTTTTTGGTTCGTTTTTGGAGAATGTGGGAATAGGTAAATACATTACTGATTTAATTTTAGGTATAGTGGGGAAAAGAACAGGTGGTCCAGCGAAGACTGCTGTAGTCGCTAGCGCGTTAGTTGGTACTGTTTCAGGTAGTTCTGTAGCGAATGTATTAACTACTGGCACGTTCACTATACCTTTAATGAAGAAGGCAGGTTATCCTCCGGAAGTCGCTGGAGCTGTTGAACCCGCTGCATCAACAGGTGGTCAACTGATGCCCCCTATAATGGGGGCTGCAGCATTCGTTATGGCGGAATTTTTAGGAAGGCCTTATAGAGATATAATGATTGCTGCTGCAATACCAGCTATATTATATTTCGCATCGGTTTACATTTTTATTGATAGAGTAACTAAAAAGTTAAAAGTTTATCCATTAAGTAAGGAACAACTGCCTTCTCTCAGATCTATAATAAGCCGATGCTACCTGCTCCTTCCCATACCTGTTATAACTTACCTTCTTCTCGCTGGATTAGAACCACAATATGCAGTAATAGGTTCTTTAGGAGTTGCATTAATTACAGCATGGTTCGCCCAACCATCATTAATATTACCGGTTAAGATACTATTTGCTGTTATAATTTTTATCATTGGCATGATCTCATATTTTTTAGGAATACCTATAAGTGCCTCTGTATACTTTTCAGGAGTTATGTCACTTTTTGTTTCAATTATTATAGCTGTTCTTCATAAAGGTAGTCGTGAGATGTTCAGAAGTGTTATAAAATCGTTCGATGCATCCTTAAGAAGCTCCATAACAGTATTCTTGGCTGCATCATCTGCTGGTATTATCCAGGGCATTCTTACACTAACAGGTTGGGCAACTCTGATAGGTTACAGGTTAATAGATTTTGTGGGAGGTAATATATATTTACTTATGCTATCAGCGATGATAATCAGTTTAATACTGGGAATGGGCGTTCCAACAACGGCCAACTATATAATAACCTCAACAATCTCAGGTGTGGCATTAGGACTTGCTATAGCATCATGGAATAATTTATCTATGCCTCTAGCACTCCTCACAGCTCACATGTTTGTATTTTATTTCGGTATTTTAGCTGACGTCACACCACCCGTCGCATTGGCATCATATGCTGGAGCTATGCTGGCAAGGTCAAAATTTTGGAGAACTGCTATAAATGCAACCATTTTTGCTTTAGCAGGGTATTTAGTACCATACATTTTTGTTCTAGACCCTACTTTACTTATAATACCTGTTCAGCAATGGAATTTATATGCTTATTATAGAATATTATATGGTTTATTTAATTCAATACTTACCATGTTAATGTTAAGTGCTGGAATAATAGGATGGCATGGAAAGGAGATCGGTAAGCTTCAGCGAGTAGTGTTGATAATATTAGGAATAGCAAATCTTACACCCTATGAATGGCTAACACCAATATTTGCATTAATATATGTTCTTCTTTACTTTTATAATAAAAAATAA
- a CDS encoding DUF1850 domain-containing protein, translating into MQRLIVIITTIIFLIIIFTPVIPVLKVSVDGKRFFIFSQRIVVNISYMHSVELLRINETFVLKNNEFYLKTLKWPGYGAGLASSTNDLITNSTMRVINGEYVLDNLNVSVGSMISINTAFMISPNITVNGMEINGKDITLEVEKINLFELLYIKFKGDIYE; encoded by the coding sequence ATGCAACGCTTAATAGTAATAATAACAACTATTATTTTTTTGATTATTATTTTTACACCAGTTATACCAGTTTTAAAAGTATCTGTTGATGGTAAGAGATTCTTTATTTTTTCGCAGCGCATAGTTGTTAATATCTCTTACATGCATAGTGTAGAACTATTAAGAATTAATGAGACGTTTGTCTTAAAGAATAATGAGTTCTATCTAAAGACTTTAAAATGGCCTGGTTATGGTGCTGGTCTGGCTTCTTCGACTAACGATTTAATAACGAACAGTACCATGAGGGTCATAAATGGAGAATACGTTTTGGATAATTTGAACGTTAGTGTTGGGAGCATGATAAGCATTAATACTGCTTTCATGATTAGTCCAAACATAACAGTTAACGGTATGGAGATAAATGGTAAAGATATAACGCTCGAGGTAGAAAAGATAAATTTATTTGAATTACTATACATTAAGTTCAAAGGTGATATATATGAGTGA
- a CDS encoding TAXI family TRAP transporter solute-binding subunit, which yields MRGVAQKTLILVIAVIIILGGIAVALYFQQQAPQQYKIKIFTGGTAGVYYPIGNALSEILNKYSNGKIQASAQSSGASVTNARALSTGDAQLVFIQNDIAYYAYKGIYMFANNTISNIRGVAVLYPEIIQIVVKADSGIKSLMDLENKRVAIGAAGSGTAVEGELILKAAGLWGKVTIQNLDFAQASDALKLGQVDAAFIVAGIPTAAVTQLAATTPVNLINIPNDIFNKLKSQGYLFFVPYTVPKNTYNGMTSDVTTAAVMAMLAVRSDLPDDAVYTILDVMFSHLTELQQAHARASSISLNTALNGMSIPLHPGAVKFYQDKGITVPSELRP from the coding sequence TTGAGAGGTGTTGCACAAAAAACATTAATTTTAGTGATAGCTGTAATAATAATTTTAGGAGGAATAGCAGTTGCTTTATATTTTCAACAACAAGCCCCTCAGCAGTATAAGATAAAGATTTTTACTGGAGGCACTGCTGGTGTTTATTATCCTATAGGTAATGCACTCTCAGAGATTTTAAATAAGTATTCTAATGGAAAAATTCAGGCCTCTGCTCAATCTAGTGGTGCTAGTGTAACGAATGCCAGAGCTTTGAGTACTGGAGATGCGCAACTGGTTTTTATCCAGAATGATATTGCCTATTATGCTTATAAAGGTATTTACATGTTTGCTAACAATACTATCAGCAATATAAGAGGCGTTGCCGTATTATACCCTGAAATAATTCAGATAGTTGTTAAGGCTGATAGTGGAATTAAGAGTTTGATGGATTTAGAAAATAAGAGAGTTGCTATTGGTGCAGCAGGTAGTGGTACTGCGGTTGAAGGTGAGTTAATTTTGAAAGCAGCTGGACTTTGGGGTAAGGTGACAATACAGAATTTGGATTTTGCGCAAGCTTCAGATGCTCTTAAATTAGGACAGGTTGATGCAGCATTTATCGTAGCTGGCATACCTACAGCTGCGGTTACACAATTAGCGGCAACAACTCCTGTGAATCTGATAAATATACCAAATGATATCTTTAACAAATTAAAAAGTCAAGGATACTTGTTCTTTGTACCTTATACTGTGCCTAAAAATACCTATAACGGTATGACATCTGATGTTACAACAGCTGCTGTTATGGCTATGTTAGCAGTGCGTTCAGATTTACCCGATGATGCAGTTTATACAATATTGGACGTAATGTTTAGTCATTTGACAGAGCTTCAGCAAGCTCATGCTAGAGCTTCTTCTATATCCTTGAATACAGCGTTGAATGGTATGAGTATACCCTTACACCCTGGTGCTGTAAAATTCTACCAAGATAAAGGAATTACAGTTCCCAGTGAGCTTAGACCATAA
- a CDS encoding SLC13 family permease has translation MEEFEVTKVGSKRDFLIFFVINVIDFLVLYYILQNITQAIATTIFMATVIGTLMFWRFRLAIAFLGIALLLITRTLDLEHMIQFMSIDVITFLISMMIVVRVAEEEGFFDWFLYKIMKYTGNDPRKVLIVIMSISTLMAALVDEVTSILFITAIIFRYTEKYKIPVVSFVIPAVLATNIGSSATLLGNPIGILIALRAGLTFEDFIFHATPVALLALISIIPISLLWYRKDLKIPQEIVGSISNEEEHFNMNRVKRGGILMISTILLIALHYRIELLLGLEKNVFLIVAAMTGAFVALIWKRDHAREVVEKGVDWWTLTFFMFLFAKAGTLAYTGVTDKMAKAMATFSGNSLFVTVSIILWVSGFGSSVLDNVVLVAAFIPVVKELEQYIGGSSLWWALLFGGTYGGNITMVGSTANIVALGLLEKKINYHMTFFKWFWIGLLGGIIPMLVANAILFLYH, from the coding sequence ATGGAGGAGTTTGAAGTAACAAAGGTAGGATCAAAACGTGATTTCCTAATATTTTTTGTTATTAATGTTATTGATTTTCTTGTACTTTATTATATTTTACAAAACATTACGCAGGCTATTGCTACTACTATTTTTATGGCAACTGTGATCGGTACTCTCATGTTTTGGCGTTTTAGATTAGCAATAGCATTCTTAGGTATTGCACTACTCCTAATAACCAGGACATTAGATTTAGAACACATGATTCAATTTATGAGCATTGATGTGATAACATTTCTCATATCTATGATGATAGTGGTTAGAGTTGCGGAAGAAGAGGGTTTCTTTGATTGGTTCCTATACAAAATTATGAAATACACAGGGAATGATCCACGTAAGGTATTAATTGTTATAATGTCTATCTCAACATTAATGGCAGCATTAGTGGATGAAGTAACATCAATACTCTTCATAACGGCAATAATATTTAGATACACAGAAAAATATAAAATACCAGTAGTCTCCTTTGTAATACCGGCAGTCCTAGCAACTAATATAGGAAGTTCAGCAACACTCTTGGGAAACCCTATAGGAATACTAATAGCCTTAAGGGCCGGGCTCACATTTGAAGACTTCATCTTTCATGCTACACCTGTAGCATTATTAGCATTAATCTCTATAATACCAATATCTCTTTTGTGGTATAGGAAAGATCTAAAAATTCCTCAAGAAATTGTTGGAAGTATAAGTAACGAAGAAGAGCATTTTAATATGAACAGAGTTAAGAGGGGTGGAATTTTAATGATTTCAACTATATTACTTATTGCTCTGCATTATCGTATAGAGCTTCTCTTAGGATTAGAAAAGAATGTTTTTCTCATTGTAGCTGCAATGACAGGAGCTTTTGTTGCTTTAATATGGAAGAGAGATCATGCCAGAGAGGTTGTTGAGAAAGGCGTCGATTGGTGGACACTTACATTCTTTATGTTTCTGTTTGCTAAGGCTGGTACCCTTGCATACACTGGTGTTACTGATAAAATGGCTAAAGCAATGGCTACATTCAGCGGGAATAGTCTCTTTGTTACTGTCTCTATAATTTTATGGGTCAGCGGTTTTGGTAGTAGCGTTCTAGATAATGTTGTCCTTGTCGCTGCTTTCATACCTGTTGTCAAGGAGTTAGAACAATATATTGGCGGTTCCTCACTTTGGTGGGCTTTATTGTTTGGTGGTACATATGGAGGAAATATTACAATGGTTGGTTCAACCGCTAATATAGTTGCTTTAGGTTTATTAGAGAAAAAAATTAATTACCATATGACATTCTTTAAGTGGTTCTGGATAGGATTATTAGGAGGGATAATACCAATGCTAGTTGCTAATGCGATCTTATTCCTTTATCATTAA
- a CDS encoding hemerythrin domain-containing protein, which translates to MRYMLATEVLKEEHEIILRMLRILNVISVRLKEDKIVDVNVFTRILDFIKNFVDKCHHSKEENVLFPVLEAHGIPKKEGPIGVMLIEHEYGRKYIKALTDAVERYYGGEKKAKQEIIDNITNYVNLLSQHIMKENEILFPMGNEVLHEHESAELIERFERIEMEEIGLRKHQEYIRLINDLESAFLYTSS; encoded by the coding sequence ATGAGATATATGCTTGCTACAGAAGTCTTAAAAGAAGAACATGAAATTATATTAAGAATGTTACGTATTTTAAACGTGATTTCAGTTAGACTAAAGGAGGATAAGATAGTTGATGTGAATGTTTTTACACGTATATTGGATTTCATAAAGAACTTTGTTGATAAGTGTCATCACTCTAAAGAAGAAAACGTCTTATTTCCGGTGCTAGAAGCTCATGGTATTCCAAAAAAGGAAGGACCAATAGGTGTAATGCTTATTGAGCATGAGTATGGTAGAAAATACATTAAAGCATTAACTGATGCCGTCGAACGTTATTATGGCGGAGAGAAAAAAGCAAAGCAAGAAATAATAGACAACATTACGAATTATGTCAACCTTTTAAGTCAGCATATAATGAAAGAAAACGAAATATTATTCCCGATGGGTAATGAGGTTCTACATGAGCATGAAAGTGCAGAACTTATAGAAAGATTTGAAAGAATAGAGATGGAGGAAATAGGACTTAGAAAGCATCAAGAATACATCAGACTAATTAACGATCTTGAGAGTGCATTTCTTTACACTTCTTCGTAA
- a CDS encoding DUF401 family protein → MSYLNTELAFFVSVILVLVLVFRKTNIAFSLGIGTIFYGVFTLSYDVLSATVRSFNLTMIEVIAALTLAMFLAGLFSSLDISSKMVEGLSVFGEKFAAVSTPAVVGLLPMPGGAYVSAVMTKSLYDEMRLAPHEETFINYWFRHVWIPSWPLFQGVILAAGVLGTTTQDIIKITWPVTIIAASVGLLLTIPRLKSQVSVRKNGSSLIHLWPFILIGLLTILIGIDVAISTAITVLIFILVYKPKKVHYIKALKHATNITILLVIIFSLIFSQYIKESGITSILAVILGPIGNFMAFLIPFSIGFATGIEFTYVALTFPPLIPLLSGYGLLFAFTGGYMGVMLSPAHSCLILSSQHYNAELPKVYKLIIPTVVITVTLVFLLFSVMNSFNIKI, encoded by the coding sequence ATGTCGTATTTGAATACTGAATTGGCGTTTTTTGTGTCAGTTATATTAGTATTAGTTCTCGTATTTAGGAAGACTAATATAGCATTTTCATTAGGTATTGGGACAATATTTTATGGAGTTTTTACTCTTAGCTATGATGTTCTTAGTGCAACTGTGAGATCTTTTAATTTGACCATGATTGAGGTCATAGCTGCTCTCACTTTAGCAATGTTTTTGGCTGGGTTATTTAGTTCTTTAGATATTTCTTCTAAAATGGTTGAAGGTTTAAGTGTATTCGGTGAAAAATTTGCAGCTGTTTCTACGCCTGCTGTAGTAGGACTTCTCCCGATGCCAGGAGGAGCTTATGTTTCTGCCGTTATGACAAAATCACTGTATGATGAAATGAGGCTTGCTCCACATGAAGAGACTTTCATAAATTATTGGTTTCGTCATGTTTGGATTCCATCATGGCCTCTTTTTCAAGGTGTAATATTGGCTGCTGGAGTACTTGGAACAACAACACAGGACATAATTAAAATTACATGGCCTGTAACAATCATAGCAGCATCAGTAGGGCTTCTACTAACTATACCCAGATTAAAAAGTCAGGTAAGTGTTAGAAAGAATGGTTCTAGTCTAATCCATCTTTGGCCTTTTATTTTAATTGGTCTCCTCACAATACTCATAGGCATCGATGTAGCCATATCTACTGCAATAACAGTATTAATTTTTATTTTAGTGTATAAGCCTAAGAAAGTTCATTATATAAAAGCGCTTAAACATGCAACAAATATTACAATACTATTGGTCATCATCTTTTCACTAATTTTTAGTCAATACATCAAAGAGAGTGGCATCACAAGTATTTTAGCTGTTATTCTTGGACCTATAGGTAATTTTATGGCATTTCTTATACCATTCTCTATTGGTTTTGCAACTGGAATTGAATTCACGTATGTTGCACTAACGTTTCCTCCACTAATACCATTGCTTTCAGGATATGGGCTCTTATTCGCATTCACTGGAGGATATATGGGAGTTATGCTAAGCCCTGCACACAGCTGTCTAATTTTATCAAGCCAACATTATAACGCTGAACTACCTAAAGTATACAAACTAATAATACCGACTGTTGTGATAACTGTAACACTTGTTTTCCTGCTTTTTAGCGTTATGAATTCATTCAATATAAAAATATAG
- the tenA gene encoding thiaminase II — translation MLTEKLRNRADTIWRKIFEHPFVLELYKGELLMEKFKYYVIQDYNYLVEISRCFSLISVKLDFNIAKQTLQIAYMDMTTEMDNYLALLEKLNLKIDDVIKTEPAPTNFAYMNFLVRICSLGTPIEGLVALLPCFWTYKEIAEHHKEKLKNNTNDIYKDWARTYLSEEYKNLVNMLKDIINTLPYTNYDTLEKIFMIASKYEYMFWEMSYKMEKWNI, via the coding sequence ATGCTTACAGAAAAATTGAGGAATAGGGCCGATACAATATGGAGGAAAATTTTTGAGCATCCTTTTGTATTAGAGCTTTATAAAGGAGAATTACTGATGGAGAAATTTAAATACTATGTAATACAGGATTATAACTACCTTGTTGAAATATCACGTTGTTTTTCTTTAATATCTGTTAAACTAGATTTTAATATTGCTAAACAAACACTTCAAATAGCTTACATGGATATGACTACTGAAATGGATAATTATTTAGCATTGTTAGAAAAGCTTAATCTGAAGATTGATGATGTTATCAAAACTGAGCCAGCTCCTACAAATTTTGCATACATGAACTTTCTTGTAAGGATATGTTCTCTTGGAACGCCCATTGAAGGTTTAGTAGCATTACTACCGTGTTTTTGGACATATAAAGAAATTGCAGAACATCATAAAGAAAAGCTCAAGAACAACACAAACGATATATATAAAGATTGGGCGAGAACATACCTTTCCGAAGAATACAAAAACCTAGTAAACATGCTAAAAGACATCATAAATACTTTACCCTATACTAATTACGATACCCTAGAAAAAATATTTATGATTGCTAGTAAATATGAATACATGTTCTGGGAAATGTCATATAAAATGGAAAAATGGAACATATGA
- a CDS encoding TenA family transcriptional regulator: protein MKAEDLIQIIRDELKSVNQLILNHKFIIDAENGELPLAAFKTFVSQEYYIVYHDARSLALMASGARYYDEFEFFLELSKSDGDALKLLEKMGKSLGLDVLSLKNVKVIPEAVAYTHYLAWLALYGNPGMQAIALIINLPVWGSNCKKLSNALKNKYGINETGFLDLFAQPYGESETKGAKIIERYLDDVEDLKNVSRIIQKYELMFWDAIYKEAYL, encoded by the coding sequence GTGAAAGCAGAGGATTTAATCCAAATTATTCGGGATGAATTAAAAAGTGTTAATCAATTAATATTGAATCATAAATTTATAATTGATGCTGAAAACGGTGAGTTACCATTAGCTGCATTCAAAACATTTGTTTCTCAAGAATATTACATTGTGTATCATGATGCTCGTAGTCTTGCATTAATGGCATCAGGCGCAAGGTATTATGATGAGTTTGAATTTTTCTTAGAATTATCCAAGAGTGATGGTGATGCATTAAAATTATTAGAGAAAATGGGAAAATCACTTGGGCTAGACGTTTTGTCTCTTAAAAACGTAAAAGTTATACCAGAGGCTGTCGCATACACTCATTATTTGGCATGGTTAGCACTTTATGGAAATCCAGGAATGCAAGCTATAGCATTAATAATTAATTTACCGGTTTGGGGTAGTAACTGTAAAAAACTTTCTAATGCACTTAAAAATAAGTACGGTATTAATGAAACTGGGTTTCTAGATCTTTTTGCGCAACCATATGGTGAGTCAGAAACTAAGGGGGCTAAAATTATTGAGAGGTATTTGGATGATGTTGAAGACTTAAAAAATGTTAGTCGAATTATTCAAAAATATGAACTCATGTTCTGGGATGCAATTTACAAGGAGGCGTATTTATGA
- a CDS encoding pyridoxal phosphate-dependent aminotransferase: MPFEKVTIRTISDECSRLRKLGFSVVDAHIGAPSHEPPVLIKEVLSDLGDGGREYLPFVGISELRDAVAHFIEMWRNETAESSKVIVTSSAVHALYVTFKMFSGFKMLLPKPYFPHYFEQSEITGVKYTFYNPTAYDITSEIVSKLDDDTKAVLINYPHNPTGYYPPSEQLKELEDELRSRDIILINDVVYHEIYFDERPYFPGDILIDSFSKTFSLPGLRIGYIYWNTKNIEHVGRLVYLTTAGASDFSQRIALRVLKSVTKTYLDYVRSYYKVKRDALIQMLDELDFEYPAPKGAFYAFPKHPKIKNSTELSKALLSSNRSVCIGIIPGELFGGNHNQFRISFGKLTENDIELMKQEFEKEFYKEKSIVH; this comes from the coding sequence ATGCCATTTGAGAAGGTTACTATTAGAACAATTTCTGATGAGTGTAGTAGGCTTCGAAAACTTGGATTCTCTGTTGTTGATGCTCATATTGGTGCTCCGTCTCATGAACCTCCAGTTCTAATAAAGGAGGTTTTAAGTGATTTAGGTGATGGAGGTCGCGAATATCTTCCGTTCGTCGGTATTAGTGAGCTAAGAGATGCGGTAGCACATTTTATAGAGATGTGGCGAAATGAGACTGCAGAGTCTTCTAAAGTAATAGTTACATCTAGTGCTGTACACGCATTATATGTAACATTTAAAATGTTTTCTGGATTTAAGATGCTTCTTCCAAAACCATATTTTCCGCATTATTTCGAACAATCAGAGATAACAGGAGTTAAATACACCTTTTATAATCCTACAGCATATGACATAACATCAGAGATCGTCAGCAAATTAGATGATGATACAAAGGCAGTTCTCATAAACTATCCACATAATCCAACTGGATACTATCCACCATCAGAACAGTTAAAAGAACTAGAGGATGAGCTAAGATCCAGAGACATAATATTAATAAACGACGTTGTTTATCATGAAATTTATTTTGATGAAAGGCCATACTTTCCAGGTGATATACTCATAGATTCGTTCTCGAAGACCTTTTCACTGCCTGGGCTAAGAATTGGTTATATTTATTGGAATACAAAAAACATAGAACATGTGGGAAGATTAGTATACTTAACAACTGCCGGTGCAAGTGATTTCTCACAGAGAATCGCATTACGTGTGCTAAAATCAGTCACCAAAACATATTTGGATTATGTGAGATCATATTATAAAGTTAAACGTGACGCATTGATACAAATGCTTGATGAACTAGATTTTGAATACCCCGCGCCTAAAGGAGCATTTTATGCTTTTCCTAAACACCCAAAAATTAAAAACAGCACCGAATTAAGTAAAGCGCTATTATCATCGAACAGATCAGTATGTATAGGTATTATACCTGGAGAACTTTTTGGCGGCAATCATAATCAATTTAGAATAAGTTTTGGAAAACTAACCGAGAACGATATAGAATTAATGAAGCAAGAATTTGAAAAAGAATTTTATAAAGAAAAATCTATAGTTCATTAG
- a CDS encoding coenzyme F420-0:L-glutamate ligase yields MKIEIYGLKINVDISPGIDLAKLIVDEAEKQAYGVKEDDVIVVTSKIVSKAEGRIYRFADVQPSRRAKALSRIYHKDAREIELILRNSDSISFIIPIYKFMKIYGKFFKDYARDERTAAEIIRKDPYIFMTSVKGMLLTDAGLDFSNSPEGYCTLPPKDPDESAKRMRERIRELTNKEVAIVITDTEWKLDKFGSIDIAIGSSGIQPVSRNFASKDLYGKPKFGGVDNLTDLVSATANLLFGQTNEAIPVVIIRGLKYERSEKGIKDVIYGKALRRAFRMAIWENVKFKLLLLLLSLLNIK; encoded by the coding sequence ATGAAGATAGAAATTTATGGATTGAAGATAAACGTGGATATTAGTCCTGGGATTGACCTTGCGAAGTTAATAGTTGATGAGGCTGAAAAGCAGGCTTATGGAGTAAAAGAGGATGATGTGATTGTCGTAACTTCGAAGATAGTCTCTAAGGCTGAAGGAAGGATATATAGGTTTGCAGACGTGCAGCCATCGAGGAGAGCTAAAGCTCTATCGAGAATTTACCACAAGGATGCAAGAGAAATAGAGCTAATCCTTCGCAATAGTGATAGCATAAGCTTTATCATACCAATCTATAAGTTTATGAAAATTTATGGAAAATTTTTCAAAGATTATGCTAGAGATGAAAGGACTGCAGCAGAAATTATTAGGAAAGACCCTTACATCTTCATGACAAGTGTGAAAGGAATGCTACTTACCGATGCCGGATTAGATTTTTCAAATTCTCCAGAAGGTTACTGCACTCTACCACCTAAAGACCCAGATGAATCAGCCAAAAGAATGAGAGAGAGGATAAGAGAACTGACGAATAAGGAAGTAGCCATCGTCATTACGGATACGGAGTGGAAGCTTGATAAATTCGGATCTATTGACATAGCTATAGGATCTTCAGGTATACAACCAGTTTCAAGAAATTTCGCAAGTAAAGATTTGTATGGTAAGCCCAAATTTGGAGGCGTTGACAACCTAACGGACTTGGTTTCAGCCACAGCTAATCTACTTTTCGGCCAAACAAATGAGGCAATACCAGTAGTAATAATAAGAGGCTTAAAATATGAGAGAAGCGAGAAAGGAATAAAGGATGTTATATATGGCAAAGCGTTAAGAAGAGCCTTCAGGATGGCAATATGGGAAAACGTCAAGTTTAAACTACTCCTACTATTGCTCTCATTACTTAACATTAAATAA
- the cgi121 gene encoding KEOPS complex subunit Cgi121, with the protein MHVNDLMILIQGMMVRSPINIDSLKEILDKANSNDCVVQLIDADVVASLHHLIAAVIRTERSFSSKRNISHKRHVELLLRLCGTHQISDAIKIAGVKPDSVNIILICYGKTKCPYFETILKMINGDLRDDVLYLNKEKREKLIKIYNLSYNIPTEDLIKYVLFKTSLIEIGF; encoded by the coding sequence GTGCATGTTAACGATCTAATGATACTAATTCAGGGAATGATGGTTCGTTCACCAATCAATATTGACTCACTTAAAGAAATTCTTGATAAAGCAAACAGTAACGATTGTGTCGTACAGTTGATTGATGCAGACGTTGTCGCTTCTCTCCATCATTTAATCGCTGCAGTAATTAGGACAGAGCGTTCTTTTAGTTCAAAAAGAAACATCTCGCATAAGAGACATGTGGAATTGCTTTTACGATTATGCGGCACACATCAAATTTCTGATGCAATAAAAATTGCCGGCGTAAAACCGGATTCCGTTAATATTATACTCATATGTTATGGAAAAACGAAATGCCCATACTTTGAAACAATCCTTAAAATGATTAATGGTGATTTAAGAGACGATGTTCTTTACCTTAATAAGGAAAAGAGAGAAAAATTAATTAAAATTTATAATCTATCATATAATATTCCTACTGAAGATCTAATAAAATATGTGCTTTTTAAAACATCATTAATAGAAATAGGTTTTTAG